In a genomic window of Chrysemys picta bellii isolate R12L10 chromosome 1, ASM1138683v2, whole genome shotgun sequence:
- the MLF2 gene encoding myeloid leukemia factor 2 isoform X1, with translation MFRFMRDGEPEDPMFTMDPFAIHRQHMNRMLSGGFAYSPFLSITDGTMPGARQASRRMQAGAISPFGMLGMAGGFMDMFGMMNDMIGNVEHMTSGANCQTFSSSTVISYSNLGDGPKVYHETSEMRSAPGGIRETRRTVRDSNSGLEQMSIGHHIRERAHIMQRSRNHRTGDQEERQEYINLDESDAAAFDDEWRRETSRFRPQRGLGYRRHESSSGRRSEGTHLAIQGPEDSPSRQARRYDW, from the exons ATGTTCCGGTTCATGAGGGATGGAGAACCAGAGGACCCCATGTTTACAAT GGACCCTTTTGCTATTCACCGTCAGCACATGAACCGCATGCTTTCTGGAGGCTTTGCATACAGCCCTTTCCTCAGCATAACTGATGGGACCATGCCTGGGGCACGTCAGGCCAGCCGCAGGATGCAG GCAGGAGCCATCTCACCCTTTGGAATGTTGGGAATG GCAGGTGGCTTCATGGACATGTTCGGGATGATGAACGATATGATTGGAAATGTG GAGCATATGACAAGTGGTGCCAACTGCCAAACATTTTCTTCCTCAACTGTCATCTCCTATTCCAACTTGGGTGATGGCCCCAAAGTCTATCACGAGACCTCGGAGATGCGCTCTGCACCTGGCGGG ATCCGTGAAACAAGACGGACTGTGCGGGACTCAAACAGTGGCCTGGAGCAGATGTCAATCGGGCACCACATCCGGGAGAGAGCCCACATCATGCAGCGCTCACGAAACCATCGCACAGGTGAccaggaggagaggcaggagtACATCAACCTGGATGAGA GTGACGCAGCTGCGTTTGATGATGAATGGAGGCGAGAGACATCCCGGTTCCGGCCACAACGAGGACTGGGTTATCGGCGTCACGAGAGTAGCAGTGGTCGTCGGTCTGAGGGGACACATCTCGCTATCCAGGGCCCTGAGGATTCCCCATCCAGACAGGCCCGCCGATATGACTGGTGA
- the MLF2 gene encoding myeloid leukemia factor 2 isoform X2 yields MFRFMRDGEPEDPMFTMDPFAIHRQHMNRMLSGGFAYSPFLSITDGTMPGARQASRRMQAGAISPFGMLGMAGGFMDMFGMMNDMIGNVIRETRRTVRDSNSGLEQMSIGHHIRERAHIMQRSRNHRTGDQEERQEYINLDESDAAAFDDEWRRETSRFRPQRGLGYRRHESSSGRRSEGTHLAIQGPEDSPSRQARRYDW; encoded by the exons ATGTTCCGGTTCATGAGGGATGGAGAACCAGAGGACCCCATGTTTACAAT GGACCCTTTTGCTATTCACCGTCAGCACATGAACCGCATGCTTTCTGGAGGCTTTGCATACAGCCCTTTCCTCAGCATAACTGATGGGACCATGCCTGGGGCACGTCAGGCCAGCCGCAGGATGCAG GCAGGAGCCATCTCACCCTTTGGAATGTTGGGAATG GCAGGTGGCTTCATGGACATGTTCGGGATGATGAACGATATGATTGGAAATGTG ATCCGTGAAACAAGACGGACTGTGCGGGACTCAAACAGTGGCCTGGAGCAGATGTCAATCGGGCACCACATCCGGGAGAGAGCCCACATCATGCAGCGCTCACGAAACCATCGCACAGGTGAccaggaggagaggcaggagtACATCAACCTGGATGAGA GTGACGCAGCTGCGTTTGATGATGAATGGAGGCGAGAGACATCCCGGTTCCGGCCACAACGAGGACTGGGTTATCGGCGTCACGAGAGTAGCAGTGGTCGTCGGTCTGAGGGGACACATCTCGCTATCCAGGGCCCTGAGGATTCCCCATCCAGACAGGCCCGCCGATATGACTGGTGA